In a genomic window of Streptococcus oralis subsp. tigurinus:
- a CDS encoding YtxH domain-containing protein: MGKLSSILLGTVSGAALALFLTSDKGKQVCSQAQDFLDDLREDPEYAREQVCEKLTEVKEQATDFVLKTKEQVEFGEITFDSVLDQAKNCARQATEASKETFNNLKEQWQEQSATPDVAESQEEIIIDITEI; this comes from the coding sequence ATGGGAAAACTATCCTCTATCCTTTTAGGTACGGTTTCAGGCGCGGCTCTTGCTTTGTTTTTGACAAGTGACAAGGGTAAGCAAGTTTGTAGTCAAGCTCAGGATTTTCTAGATGATTTGAGAGAAGATCCAGAATATGCTAGAGAGCAGGTTTGTGAAAAACTAACAGAAGTGAAGGAACAGGCAACTGACTTTGTGCTGAAAACAAAGGAACAAGTAGAATTTGGTGAAATTACTTTTGATAGTGTCCTTGACCAAGCTAAAAACTGTGCTCGACAAGCGACAGAAGCGTCAAAGGAAACCTTTAACAATCTCAAGGAGCAATGGCAAGAACAGTCAGCAACTCCAGACGTCGCTGAAAGCCAAGAAGAAATTATCATTGATATTACTGAAATATAA
- a CDS encoding DUF948 domain-containing protein has translation MLEVAYILVAIALIVCLVYLTITIQKAGRMIDETEKTIKILSSDVDVTLHQTNELLAKVNVLADDINDKVATIDPLFTAVADLSESVSDLNQHARVLGKKASSAGSKTIKTGAGLSALRVASKFFKK, from the coding sequence ATGTTAGAAGTTGCATATATACTTGTTGCGATTGCTTTGATTGTCTGTTTAGTCTATTTGACAATCACGATTCAAAAAGCAGGTCGTATGATTGATGAGACAGAGAAGACCATCAAAATATTGAGCTCAGATGTGGACGTTACCTTGCATCAGACTAATGAATTGTTGGCTAAGGTTAATGTGTTAGCAGACGATATTAACGACAAAGTTGCGACTATTGATCCACTCTTTACGGCGGTGGCGGACTTGTCTGAGTCAGTATCTGACCTCAACCAACATGCACGTGTCTTAGGCAAAAAAGCTTCATCTGCTGGTTCAAAGACCATTAAAACAGGTGCAGGCTTGTCCGCTCTTCGTGTCGCAAGTAAATTTTTCAAAAAATAA